Proteins from a single region of Anaerolineales bacterium:
- the mreC gene encoding rod shape-determining protein MreC — protein MMKINSPRSTQFIILILVALGVIGLALGGYLTPLSRIVLSPFVSAQSWLAQRYQAIQSLIAQPEDVTSLRQKNAQLEAENSKLQVQIVELQQQVTEAQLLSTLVDYERRHVENQYMAASVIARDISPFMHYVIIDRGSDDGLRKGMPVITAQGLIGNIAAVTAGAARVQLINDPGSSVNVILQESGEEAVLNGQITGEIELNMISQNATVLPGELVMTSGLGGNYPANLLIGQVLTVKSEASALFQTASVQPAVDFSQLSIVLVITNFQPVDITPLVPSSTNP, from the coding sequence ATGATGAAAATTAATTCTCCGCGTAGCACGCAATTTATCATCCTCATTTTAGTCGCCTTGGGCGTCATCGGCCTGGCATTGGGTGGATATCTGACCCCGTTATCCAGAATCGTGTTGTCTCCATTTGTATCAGCACAAAGTTGGTTGGCTCAGCGTTACCAGGCAATTCAGAGCTTGATCGCCCAGCCCGAGGATGTCACCTCACTCCGCCAAAAAAATGCCCAGCTTGAGGCGGAAAATTCCAAGTTACAGGTCCAGATCGTCGAACTTCAGCAGCAGGTTACTGAAGCGCAGCTGCTCTCGACACTCGTTGATTATGAACGGCGGCATGTTGAAAACCAGTATATGGCAGCTTCGGTGATTGCCCGGGATATCAGCCCTTTCATGCATTATGTGATTATTGACCGTGGCTCAGATGACGGGCTGCGAAAAGGTATGCCGGTCATCACCGCTCAAGGATTGATTGGCAACATCGCCGCAGTAACGGCCGGAGCTGCACGTGTCCAGCTGATCAATGATCCGGGCTCAAGTGTCAATGTCATCCTGCAGGAATCCGGTGAAGAGGCAGTCCTCAACGGGCAGATCACAGGTGAGATTGAGCTGAATATGATCAGCCAAAATGCCACCGTTCTCCCTGGTGAGCTGGTGATGACGTCTGGTTTGGGAGGAAATTACCCGGCCAACTTGCTTATCGGCCAGGTATTGACGGTTAAATCTGAAGCTTCCGCATTGTTTCAAACTGCCAGCGTGCAACCTGCGGTCGATTTTTCACAGTTGTCGATCGTCTTGGTTATCACAAATTTCCAACCCGTTGATATTACTCCTCTGGTTCCGTCTTCCACCAACCCCTGA